One Leishmania major strain Friedlin complete genome, chromosome 29 DNA segment encodes these proteins:
- a CDS encoding putative 40S ribosomal protein S15A (previous protein_id=AAZ09638.1): MTMMSVLANALRTIASAERRGKRQVLIRPSSKVVVKFLQVMQKHGYIGEFEIIDDHRAGKIVVNLNGRLNKCGAICPRFDCATTDYEKWMKNILPSRQFGFVVLTTSLGIMDHEEARSRNTGGKVLGFFY; encoded by the coding sequence ATGACGATGATGAGCGTTCTCGCGAACGCGCTTCGCACCATTGCGAGCGCGGAGCGCCGTGGCAAGCGCCAGGTGCTCATCCGCCCCTCCTccaaggtggtggtgaagtTCCTGCAGGTGATGCAGAAGCACGGCTACATTGGCGAGTTCGAGATCATCGATGACCATCGCGCTGGCAAGATCGTTGTGAACCTGAACGGCCGCCTGAACAAGTGCGGTGCCATCTGCCCGCGCTTCgactgcgccaccaccgactACGAGAAGTGGATGAAGAATATCCTGCCCTCCCGTCAGTTCGGCTTCGTGGTGCTGACGACCTCGCTCGGCATCATGGACCACGAGGAGGCCCGCTCCCGCAACACCGGTGGTAAGGTGCTCGGCTTCTTCTACTAA
- a CDS encoding conserved hypothetical protein (previous protein_id=AAZ09639.1), protein MLDTPAAFIGEFDALDGPKVTYAFEYFDFNRVAKSNSVVRQLLCFIEGRTLLGKHVASGLLHYECKDYLNSVAAHVLTSNESREESLLYQESGCPCVGSFLFSIPDIVARGEKRRFCLIFLHPSYHELVARWDYLSCFVEVLLRRWTQRATARYQQEYSTVANLEQLREESRRKPLRSLTELLSLAVTGSDSSSASTAAQEAVMEDMHCQFEVILPQALSEPIPLACHDKDAAQRDAERILEDRLPFAQSCIDRLNTDAPHLHGDILLPQFAKQLLFVDAEIVVKPLPLWLLQFFADAASKNAPEAATHTLLHALFSGNQIIVTGEDARDCASLAMALAYTLPPTVVKVHIGSETYRMPYESRLLTFSRRALSKYVFVPSPTADLEGSSPHIIKLFDMEADGIVHVRVDNQRISFIQDCDQLRRAAQQRERQAVDSEITVEPTTLESRILTLLQPYTARAREQSSITVSALQLLTTHLHQLVSEYVVRGRVYGQLFSKQEVEANSTPLAPGASAPQGLLAKSPLTGQCLSSFGSGWRSPFRSSASLCSQRSASSCGAAGGGVSAAERQSAESSSITKSAHLSPVYGKQFQQQHYVFSSFAPEDHAILVFLGSA, encoded by the coding sequence ATGCTGGATACCCCCGCGGCGTTCATTGGCGAGTTTGACGCCCTTGACGGACCAAAGGTAACCTACGCTTTCGAATACTTCGATTTCAACCGGGTAGCCAAGAGTAATTCTGTCGTACGCCAGCTACTGTGCTTCATCGAAGGAAGGACACTTCTGGGCAAGCATGTTGCGAGTGGTTTGCTGCACTATGAGTGCAAGGACTACCTCAACTCAGTAGCTGCTCATGTACTCACGTCAAATGAAAGTCGAGAAGAAAGCCTGCTGTACCAAGAAAGTGGGTGCCCGTGCGTCGGCAGCTTTCTTTTCAGTATACCCGACATCGTGGCACGCGGGGAGAAGCGCCGGTTTTGCCTCATATTCCTGCATCCCTCGTATCACGAGTTAGTGGCACGGTGGGACTACCTGAGCTGCTTtgtcgaggtgctgctgaggcgctgGACGCAGCGCGCCACTGCTCGATATCAGCAGGAGTATTCTACTGTAGCAAATCTGGAGCAACTACGTGAGGAATCTCGCCGGaagccgctgcgctcgctgaCGGAGCTCCTTTCCCTCGCTGTCACGGGGTCAGATAGCTCGTCGGCGTCTACGGCCGCACAGGAGGCCGTGATGGAGGACATGCATTGTCAATTTGAAGTCATTCTTCCTCAAGCGCTGTCAGAACCTATTCCTTTGGCATGCCACGATAAAGATGCTGCACAGCGTGATGCAGAGCGGATTTTGGAGGATCGACTGCCTTTTGCTCAGTCCTGTATTGACCGGCTGAATACCGACGCCCCACACCTACACGGTGACATTTTACTCCCACAATTTGCGAAGCAGCTGCTTTTTGTCGACGCTGAAATTGTAGTGAAGCCGCTACCGCTGTGGCTTCTCCAGTTTTTCGCTGACGCAGCTTCCAAGAACGCGCCAGAGGCTGCGACACATACCCTTCTGCATGCACTTTTCAGCGGCAACCAGATTATTGTCACCGGAGAGGACGCTCGAGACTGTGCCAGTCTTGCGATGGCGTTGGCGTACACGCTTCCTCCGACTGTGGTGAAGGTGCACATCGGCTCGGAGACTTACCGTATGCCATACGAGAGCCGACTGTTGACCTTTTCGCGGCGTGCACTCTCCAAGTACGTCTTCGTGCCATCTCCAACTGCAGATCTGGAGGGCAGCTCACCGCACATTATAAAGCTCTTTGACATGGAGGCGGACGGAATCGTACACGTGCGTGTGGACAACCAGCGCATTAGTTTCATACAAGATTGTGACCAGTTGCGTCGTGCAGCTCAGCAACGTGAGCGGCAAGCCGTGGACAGCGAGATAACCGTCGAGCCCACCACTCTGGAAAGTCGAATACTCACCCTCCTCCAGCCGTAcactgcacgcgcgcgcgagcaAAGTAGCATTACTGTATccgcgctccagctcctcaCCACTCACCTGCATCAGCTGGTGAGCGAGTACGTGGTGCGCGGGCGTGTTTACGGTCAGCTGTTTTCGAAacaggaggtggaggcgaaCAGCACGCCACTGGCCCCAGGAGCTAGCGCCCCGCAGGGGTTGCTGGCAAAATCGCCGCTGACGGGACAGTGTCTTTCCTCCTTCGGATCCGGCTGGCGCAGCCCTTtccgcagcagtgcgtcgcTGTGTTCTCAGCGCTCAGCTTCCAgttgtggcgctgccggtggtggggtATCCGCAGCCGAGCGGCAATCAGCGGAGAGTTCGTCTATCACGAAGAGTGCCCATCTCTCCCCTGTGTACGGCAAGCAgtttcagcagcagcattaTGTCTTCTCCAGTTTTGCTCCCGAAGACCACGCGATACTCGTGTTTTTGGGGAGTGCCTGA
- a CDS encoding putative Tob55 (previous protein_id=AAZ09640.1): MTDTMQQTVNICEDDLSAALKMPIRAHVRLVGIEGTHPDVVASDLETIKRCRTMEEAVEAITEIRSRWIAAGIFRNVKYNFEPTADGERNDICVRLDVVEEKPKKSIGVFTTDTSIPEITVALENILGGRYSVKGNYIPPASRVHSISFSFLSNVPLIGQSAEYYIGRKTENKTYHLANSERVEEVKATTTNRKGKLASEFSVGLQRRTLLTKHMKSIPLEDAVDFSATDKGYARHQLTITDVAHHANPFLYNMYPLPIYGSQVSLCNEFAGGPMGGDFTFLKSEFQGSKYIPLGPFFSLQLSAKLAGIYPFFGSRIPLNDRLFLSNSHVRGFKSVGPSTLDWEGNVSRFAATGGNALWATSLSLNFPFLFFPNNGIASMHLFANAGHVRMIESLDALKDSYRWLRDCACSVGAGIVITRIPIFGVAPSGRFELNMSIPLGIDKQGNIVCRNGRKSLFDRFRFGLVWSSNFSF, encoded by the coding sequence ATGACCGACACTATGCAACAAACGGTAAACATTTGTGAGGATGACCTCAGTGCGGCACTAAAAATGCCCATTCGCGCACATGTGCGACTGGTGGGCATCGAGGGGACGCACCCGGATGTCGTGGCCAGCGATCTAGAAACAATCAAACGGTGCCGAACGATGGAAGAGGCTGTTGAAGCAATTACAGAAATTCGCAGTCGATGGATCGCTGCAGGTATTTTCCGGAACGTAAAGTATAATTTTGAACCCACTGCAGATGGAGAGCGAAACGATATCTGTGTTCGGCTAGACGTCGTCGAAGAGAAGCCCAAAAAGAGTATCGGTGTCTTCACCACGGACACTTCCATTCCAGAAATCACGGTGGCCCTCGAGAACATATTGGGCGGCCGATACTCCGTCAAAGGTAACTACATTCCCCCGGCGTCCCGCGTTCATTCGAtatcgttttcttttctctccaATGTCCCACTCATCGGCCAAAGCGCTGAGTATTATATTGGACGGAAAACAGAGAACAAAACATACCACTTGGCAAACTCTGAgcgcgtggaggaggtgaaggcaACCACCACAAACCGAAAAGGCAAACTTGCGTCTGAGTTTTCTGTCGGGTTACAGCGGAGGACCTTATTAACAAAGCACATGAAAAGTATCCCTCTGGAGGACGCGGTCGATTTTTCGGCGACAGATAAAGGCTACGCCCGGCACCAGCTCACCATTACAGACGTCGCTCACCACGCGAACCCGTTCCTCTACAATATGTACCCGCTTCCCATTTATGGGAGTCAGGTCAGCCTTTGCAACGAATTTGCCGGTGGTCCGATGGGCGGTGATTTTACGTTTCTGAAAAGCGAGTTTCAGGGATCAAAGTACATCCCACTCGGGCCCTTTTTTAGTCTGCAGCTGAGCGCAAAGCTCGCTGGAATTTACCCCTTTTTCGGAAGTCGTATTCCTCTGAATGACCGACTATTCCTGTCCAATAGTCACGTTCGCGGGTTCAAGTCAGTCGGACCCTCTACATTGGATTGGGAAGGCAATGTTAGCCGTTTTGCGGCAACTGGAGGCAATGCTCTGTGGGCGACGTCACTAAGTCTGAACTTTCcgttccttttttttcccaACAATGGGATCGCTTCGATGCACCTTTTTGCGAATGCAGGGCATGTGCGCATGATTGAGTCTCTCGATGCGCTCAAGGATAGCTACCGTTGGCTGCGGGACTGTGCATGTTCCGTTGGTGCCGGAATTGTAATTACGCGGATACCCATCTTCGGCGTCGCACCGAGTGGACGCTTTGAACTGAACATGTCTATTCCTCTTGGCATTGACAAGCAGGGTAATATAGTGTGCCGAAACGGTCGCAAAAGTTTGTTCGATCGGTTCCGGTTTGGTTTGGTTTGGTCATCCAATTTCTCGTTCTAG
- the GCVL-1 gene encoding putative dihydrolipoamide dehydrogenase (previous protein_id=AAZ09641.1) has product MKRTIVAWTRKFDVCVLGGGPAGIAAAVRAYELGKKACIIEESRIGGADFWNGALQSKTLWEMAKFARYTMGNTSHRFMKSVIELPKIKHSNLIKAITNAAETRETQTLEVLANAHIEVLSGLGSFKTPNSVAVTKKDGTEETVEADYFVIATGAHPRPHPTAVADGKVVFTSDDIMMQPLPKSIVIIGAGVIGCEFASIFANFGVTQVNIIEKSGRILPMEDEDIALFVQTLLEQKGVCFHHHSAMESSSINDGKFHYTLRDVRDNSLHQHVTDSALVSIGRVPAISKLNLEAIGITVKGNRIDRDEFLRIEPHKHIYACGDTCTRVALVNVAELEGRACIDHMYTPYPEEQLKLKLDNLSTIMFLDQEVAAVGLNEQQCQKMSISYKMARYSYEYVGRALAMGNTRGFIKLVVTNDKKMQVLGVRAVGPHASSIIELASLAIHNRDSAYDLRNLHAVYPAITQGFQECLHMLLGSSILKPDVFPKLVVREWNPPHFQHGRAYAHTK; this is encoded by the coding sequence ATGAAGCGCACTATCGTTGCATGGACGAGGAAATtcgatgtgtgcgtgctaGGCGGTGGTCCAGCCGGcatcgccgcggccgtcCGCGCGTACGAACTGGGGAAAAAGGCCTGCATCATTGAAGAGTCCCGTATTGGTGGTGCTGATTTTTGGAATGGTGCGCTGCAGTCCAAGACATTGTGGGAAATGGCGAAATTCGCGCGATACACAATGGGCAACACGTCTCACCGTTTCATGAAGTCCGTAATCGAGCTTCCGAAGATAAAACACAGCAACCTAATCAAGGCCATCACAAACGCCGCCGAAACGCGTGAAACTCAGACGCTGGAAGTCCTCGCTAACGCCCACATCGAGGTGCTTTCCGGATTAGGTTCCTTTAAGACACCGAACTCGGTAGCTGTCACGAAGAAAGACGGCACGGAGGAAACTGTCGAGGCTGATTACTTTGTGATTGCTACAGGTGCCCACCCACGGCCTCACCCAactgccgtcgccgacggAAAGGTTGTCTTTACCTCCGATGATATAATGATGCAACCGCTTCCCAAGAGTATTGTTATTATCGGCGCGGGTGTCATCGGATGTGAGTTTGCATCCATTTTCGCCAATTTCGGAGTAACCCAAGTGAATATTATTGAAAAAAGTGGCCGTATTTTGCCTATGGAGGATGAAGATATCGCACTCTTCGTACAAACACTTCTTGAGCAAAAAGGCGTTTGTTTTCATCATCACTCCGCGATGGAGAGCAGTAGCATCAATGATGGAAAGTTCCACTACACTCTCAGAGATGTTCGTGACAACTCTCTTCACCAACATGTCACGGACAGCGCTCTCGTCTCCATCGGACGCGTACCAGCAATTTCAAAGCTGAACTTGGAGGCAATTGGCATCACGGTGAAAGGTAACCGCATCGACCGAGACGAATTCCTTCGCATCGAACCACACAAGCACATCTATGCCTGTGGAGATACGTGCACGCGTGTCGCTCTCGTCAACGTTGCCGAACTGGAGGGGCGCGCGTGCATTGACCATATGTACACACCATATCCTGAGGAGCAATTGAAGCTCAAGCTGGACAATCTCTCCACCATCATGTTCCTTGATCAAGAAGTGGCAGCTGTCGGCCTAAacgagcagcagtgccaaAAGATGTCCATCAGCTACAAGATGGCACGATACAGCTACGAATACGTAGGGCGTGCATTAGCTATGGGCAACACGAGAGGTTTTATCAAACTAGTTGTGACAAACGACAAAAAGATGCAAGTTcttggcgtgcgcgcagtgGGTCCCCATGCCAGCAGTATTATTGAGCTCGCGTCACTGGCCATCCACAACCGCGACTCTGCATACGACTTGCGCAATCTTCACGCCGTCTACCCCGCTATCACTCAGGGATTCCAAGAGTGCCTTCATATGCTTTTGGGCTCCTCGATTTTGAAACCGGACGTCTTCCCGAAGCTTGTTGTGCGAGAATGGAATCCACCTCATTTCCAGCACGGGCGCGCATACGCGCATACAAAATGA
- a CDS encoding conserved hypothetical protein (previous protein_id=AAZ09642.1), with product MMEYADAYVGGGGRLRPGAQGSTTATGASRPYLEQRTVAPVTSALGQELDRLVGGTLAAQEYRDRLEALTRSVQASDEKVLNLTRLVKLSQSIQEEKEADLRRQNDELRARLKRQEQLTAQLQRQLEGMQGAVDAQALHHVVERLEGQMSACRGKQEEQWVAVQQRIGELEDRLQRASTCTAERCEERLMQLDERLQQVTQSTADATNQWAKRNFVRFKEQVDSLRADLDDVRGGQKELKSTVQSASCRAEIEYKKVLLLLQQKTKEADALTSLVEKELQHLQKVAHRHQILASKDITPAFEFDEKPYDALKFAAGEGKRRGAEAAAERRRR from the coding sequence ATGATGGAGTACGCTGATGCGTacgttggtggtggtggccgcctCCGACCTGGCGCGCAGGGATCTACCACGGCAACCGGTGCTAGCCGGCCATACCTTGAGCAGCGCACCGTTGCACCGGTGACTAGCGCGCTTGGTCAAGAGCTCGATCGCCTTGTTGGTGGCACGCTCGCGGCGCAGGAGTACCGTGACCGACTGGAAGCGCTCACACGCAGTGTGCAGGCGAGCGACGAGAAGGTACTAAACCTGACGCGCCTAGTGAAGCTGTCGCAGAGCATTcaagaggagaaggaagcGGACTTGCGGCGCCAGAACGacgagctgcgcgcgcggctCAAGCGACAGGAGCAGCTGACGgcccagctgcagcggcagctggagGGTATGCAGGGTGCTGTGGATGCACAGGCGTTGCACCATGTCGTGGAGCGCCTTGAGGGACAAATGAGTGCGTGCAGAGGAAAGCAGGAGGAGCAatgggtggcggtgcagcaacGCATCGGAGAGCTGGAAGACCGCTTGCAGCGGGCCAGCACCTGCACGGCGGAGCGCTGCGAGGAGCGGTTGATGCAGCTGGACGAACGCCTGCAGCAAGTCACGCAGTCCACTGCGGACGCTACGAATCAGTGGGCGAAGCGCAACTTTGTCCGCTTCAAGGAGCAGGTCGACTCGCTTCGTGCCGATCTGGACGACGTTCGCGGCGGGCAGAAGGAGCTGAAATCGACTGTGCAGAGCGCCAGCTGCCGTGCCGAAATCGAGTACAAGAaggtgctcctcctcctccaacaAAAGACGAAGGAGGCCGATGCGCTGACGTCGctggtggagaaggagctgcagcacctgcagaaggtggcgcaccggcaccagATTCTAGCATCCAAGGACATCACGCCAGCCTTCGAGTTTGACGAGAAGCCGTATGATGCGCTCAAGTTTGCGGCGGGTGAAGGGAAACGTCGTGGTGCGGAGGCTGCAGCAGAGCGCAGGCGGAGGTGA
- a CDS encoding conserved hypothetical protein (previous protein_id=AAZ09643.1) — protein sequence MTLNASDLENLASMLDSNRAFQRPEGQVTGFSLEEHASPTGCAGCASSSAVVASANDPGGASLQPQGNPAGIALPPTAVDHQLRLPQPSHGKEAERKKQLAQPARPSGDEIWTQAELATLFMRQRRDGPAAAARAAAQQASLQSADGQSRAATFWRPSPSDAGTFEEPVHTVLYQQNVSAEDVYLGVDFTRDASSAASDGVTVRVELPRVTSVSEIAMEVDAYELRVSVTGVYYLAAPLPRRVQKTAADAAWDAQKKVLTVRLKADRSSDSDVKIVA from the coding sequence aTGACGCTGAACGCGAGTGACTTGGAGAATCTGGCCTCGATGCTGGACAGCAACCGTGCCTTTCAGCGTCCAGAGGGCCAGGTCACGGGTTTCAGCCTCGAGGAGCACGCATCGCCGACCGGTTGCGCAGGGTGCGCCTCTAGCAGTGCAGTGGTGGCCTCAGCTAATGATCCTGGCGGGGCTTCCTTGCAACCGCAGGGGAACCCGGCCGGCATTGCACTGCCACCGACAGCGGTGGATCACCAACTGAGGCTACCGCAACCGTCACACGGCAAGGAGGCAGAACGAAAGAAACAGCTGGCCCAACCCGCACGCCCGAGCGGGGACGAGATCTGGAcgcaggcggagctggcgacTCTGTTTATGCGGCAACGGAGAGACGggccggccgccgcggcacgtgcggcagcgcagcaggcgagTCTGCAATCAGCAGATGGGCAGTCGCGCGCGGCAACATTCTGGCGACCTAGCCCCTCTGACGCTGGCACCTTCGAGGAGCCCGTGCACACGGTGCTGTATCAGCAGAACGTCTCTGCCGAGGATGTCTACCTCGGCGTCGACTTCACGCGCGATGCTTCGAGTGCCGCGAGTGATGGCGTCACGGTGCGCGTGGAGCTGCCGCGAGTGACGTCCGTATCTGAGATTGCGATGGAAGTTGACGCATACGAGTTGCGGGTTTCGGTGACTGGGGTCTACTACCtggctgcgcctctgccacgCCGGGTGCAGAAAACagcggcggatgcggcgTGGGATGCGCAGAAAAAGGTGCTGACGGTGCGTCTCAAGGCTGACAgaagcagcgacagcgacgtgAAAATCGTCGCGTAG
- a CDS encoding conserved hypothetical protein (previous protein_id=AAZ09644.1), whose translation MGLVSSKHAGGGDGKPLSLDVISSRPKLEPHEVSLLQLTPHGVYATLAAHVYCAAAPETAMQVPLPDGWEVLLQCSSLHLDKEGYFAVAYVHRGSRHCIISERGTSEVLGLRAGIWMYFEQPTIQFFLAEQFSKAVRHKLKVMDKVCSGSWFVSYTGHSLGAVIAGCRAVMEGTLAVTFESPGARVFIEKTLDASSGTDEHLITYLRAPNPINTLKPQCGYVIMIPTQQVVLPSGTLFLAPSNPAAAEDDDEDERQSPRSGSGNRASRKPSKVPLSSTSSTNPSGCAGLVAASVTTAASTGTTAAATLAARSPTPPSVPASNSNNSGPGAAVASAPARWRIPSFRPQEYLRGYLFGGVGMGVPELQQYVGKVEPMIREMLEHTQQVHSIHSLRSHFQKSDEPGDEEVVLRWPSHLLQFMEFYNTTRALEDPENQDAGVKEAYLGLMRRLYYTEPRRRDCIPTKYLDPRSLLLVRMWWSMDAAQRKQWPLSLMDHKALNVIQIKDRYLCSYVMTAMQAKQYLMRLVARPEMRAMIDQWRRERNDGSTGAGSPQRSKL comes from the coding sequence ATGGGTCTCGTTTCTTCCAAgcacgctggcggcggtgatggcaaGCCCCTCTCGCTCGATGTGATTTCCAGCCGCCCGAAGCTGGAGCCGCACGAGGtcagcctcctccagctcacACCCCATGGCGTGTACGCAACGCTGGCGGCGCATGTCtactgcgctgcagcgccagagACGGCGATGCAGGTGCCCCTGCCTGACGGCTGGGAGGTTTTGCTCCAGTGCTCGAGTCTGCACCTCGACAAGGAGGGGTACTTCGCCGTCGCGTACGTGCACCGTGGCTCACGCCACTGCATCATATCGGAGCGTGGAACCTCGGAAGTTCTCGGACTCCGCGCCGGCATCTGGATGTACTTTGAGCAGCCCACTATTCAGTTCTTCTTGGCCGAGCAGTTTTccaaggcggtgcggcacaaGCTGAAGGTGATGGATAAAGTCTGCAGTGGGTCGTGGTTTGTCTCCTACACTGGTCACAGCCTCGGCGCCGTCATCGCTGGCTGCCGCGCGGTGATGGAGGGCACGCTAGCCGTCACCTTCGAATCGCCCGGTGCGCGGGTCTTCATTGAAAAGACGCTTGACGCCTCCAGTGGCACGGATGAGCACCTTATCACCTACTTGCGGGCTCCCAATCCGATCAACACACTGAAGCCGCAATGCGGCTATGTGATCATGATACCAACCCAGCAGGTCGTGCTGCCCAGCGGcactctctttctcgcacCGTCCAAcccagccgccgccgaagacgacgacgaagacgagaGGCAGTCACcgaggagcgggagcggtAACAGGGCGTCCCGCAAGCCCAGCAAAGTCCCCCTGTCGTCGACATCCTCCACAAACCCGAGTGGGTGCGCCGGTCTAGTGGCAGCCTCAGTTACCACGGCTGCATCGACGGGCACCACTGCAGCCGCAACGCTTGCGGCTCGATCACCAACCCCACCCTCTGTGCCTGCCAGTAATAGCAACAATAGCGGCCCCGGGGCTGCCGTCGCCAGTGCGCCGGCTCGTTGGAGAATCCCGTCCTTCCGTCCGCAAGAGTACCTGCGCGGCTATCTGTTTGGCGGGGTGGGCATGGGCGTTccggagctgcagcagtatGTAGGTAAGGTGGAGCCGATGATTCGCGAGATGCTcgagcacacgcagcaggtgcactCTATCCACAGCCTGCGCAGCCACTTTCAGAAAAGTGACGAGCcaggcgacgaggaggtggtgctgcggtggccgtcACATCTTCTCCAGTTCATGGAGTTCTACAACACCACCCGCGCGCTCGAAGACCCAGAGAACCAGGATGCCGGAGTGAAGGAGGCGTATCTTGGGCTCATGCGGCGACTCTACTACACcgagccgcgccgccgtgacTGCATCCCAACCAAGTATCTGGACCCTAGGAGCCTTCTTCTTGTGCGGATGTGGTGGAGCATGGACGCGGCACAGCGGAAGCAGTGGCCGCTGTCGCTCATGGATCACAAAGCGCTCAACGTTATTCAGATCAAGGACAGGTATCTGTGTTCGTATGTGATGACTGCCATGCAAGCCAAGCAGTATTTGATGCGCCTTGTAGCGCGCCCCGAGATGCGTGCGATGATCGACCAGTGGCGGAGAGAGCGAAACGACGGCAGCACAGGCGCTGGTTCACCGCAGAGAAGCAAGCTGTGA
- a CDS encoding conserved hypothetical protein (previous protein_id=AAZ09645.1), with translation MGGKAKPTKHTAGETARKNHLATTNMGGGSAGLADRKGGVAGHSKFICKVCMAQAPDLKSMRIHFESRHPNETFNEDDFEDLHEKYGGTTRGVAVHGSLKKDKNKRNE, from the coding sequence ATGGGAGGCAAGGCGAAGCCAACGAAGCACACAGCCGGTGAGACGGCGCGCAAGAATCACCTAGCCACCACGAACATGGGTGGTGGCTCGGCTGGTCTGGCGGATCGCAAGGGCGGTGTGGCTGGTCACTCGAAGTTCATCTGCAAGGTGTGCATGGCACAGGCTCCCGACCTCAAGTCTATGCGCATTCACTTCGAGTCAAGGCACCCGAACGAGACCTTCAACGAGGACGACTTCGAGGATCTGCATGAGAAGTACGGCGGGACGACGAGGGGGGTTGCCGTGCACGGCAGTCTGAAGAAGGACAAGAACAAGAGGAATGAGTGA